The Arachis hypogaea cultivar Tifrunner chromosome 14, arahy.Tifrunner.gnm2.J5K5, whole genome shotgun sequence genome has a segment encoding these proteins:
- the LOC112742368 gene encoding uncharacterized protein yields MEGKQNLDAARKCLLASLETSSAIGSALDESESRLELLRQRCQSLQTSFRPISMQKCSFMDVGNGIDSVLCSAAAVLKVFEFVQHLENSLLTDPGSDLCSYVSDAKKLEEALKLLTDNCTLAIGWLQGVLDFLQDKAITNEFYLFQVKKSLRILRELQAVEEGVPINGGFLSAALDNLETEFQRLLMANSMPIPLVSLGSHVATQALPGSVMGKLQAIIERLNANSRLAKFESIYVEVRGTNAQRTLNTLDLSYLEIPTAKFEDVREIASYIDQWGIDLEFVVKNVLHTEYMLSCRVFEKIGREASTECFARIAIRSGILSFILCFIPSTGASEAAKAKFSSPR; encoded by the coding sequence ATGGAAGGAAAGCAGAACCTTGATGCTGCAAGAAAGTGCTTGCTAGCTAGCTTGGAAACATCAAGTGCTATTGGTTCTGCATTAGATGAATCTGAATCAAGATTGGAGCTTCTTCGCCAGCGATGTcaatccctgcaaacttcattcAGACCAATCTCCATGCAGAAATGCTCGTTCATGGACGTTGGCAATGGTATAGATAGTGTTCTATGTTCTGCTGCTGCTGTCCTCAAGGTGTTTGAATTTGTGCAGCATTTGGAGAATTCTCTATTGACTGACCCTGGTTCCGATCTATGCTCTTACGTCTCAGATGCCAAGAAGCTTGAAGAAGCCTTGAAGCTTCTCACTGATAATTGCACGTTAGCAATTGGCTGGTTGCAGGGTGTTCTTGACTTCTTACAAGACAAAGCGATCACCAATGAGTTTTACCTCTTTCAGGTGAAGAAATCCTTGAGGATACTGCGAGAATTGCAAGCCGTGGAAGAGGGAGTTCCCATCAATGGAGGTTTTCTCAGTGCAGCCTTAGACAATCTAGAGACTGAGTTCCAAAGACTTCTGATGGCAAACTCAATGCCCATTCCTTTGGTTTCGTTAGGATCACACGTCGCAACACAAGCTTTGCCAGGTTCTGTTATGGGGAAGTTGCAGGCCATCATTGAGCGGTTAAATGCAAACAGCAGGCTAGCCAAGTTTGAGTCTATATATGTTGAAGTTCGAGGGACGAATGCTCAAAGAACTTTGAACACTTTAGACTTGAGCTACCTTGAGATTCCAACAGCTAAATTTGAGGATGTCAGGGAAATAGCGAGTTACATAGACCAATGGGGCATTGATTTGGAGTTCGTTGTCAAGAACGTTCTTCATACTGAGTACATGCTATCTTGCCGTGTCTTTGAGAAGATTGGTCGAGAAGCATCGACCGAATGTTTTGCCAGGATCGCCATCAGATCAGGAATTCTTTCTTTCATTCTATGTTTCATTCCATCGACCGGCGCAAGTGAAGCTGCAAAGGCCAAGTTCTCCTCCCCGAGATAG